Proteins encoded by one window of Antechinus flavipes isolate AdamAnt ecotype Samford, QLD, Australia chromosome 4, AdamAnt_v2, whole genome shotgun sequence:
- the LOC127562894 gene encoding germinal-center associated nuclear protein-like isoform X2, translated as MEARREDHEEEKYDEVKTLAMEKECEKSLQEVNRGTFQRIECKGNTTVDQGGNKQKQKQKKDKGRYREVGKIKYEKMWETEDQEGLDKEGIRCEKHQKRDHGYEPSEENCENEHEAERNKDEGWGRDSRKDSREEENQAQEIQTTWELKEKEHGRGISGILKGQWKATSEEIYGNDQELHSEEQDLRYQGKGKRKQNRQKWEAEYGKVKREIGIKHCEGRQEERPKKEGQEIIFGRCKERENEGSLEGNIRLEKEDREALSVDKAMNDTRDAEGSHWEREWGKGNERTCAKKESVGKSWEKLYRELEGEIWLSEYEESLKYLGGDQEEMKEKEGDLEQKGTIEKKGESLLNTKYRKEEKIGKRGKETYKEVEEDYQKNDDGEKMEISASPEKIIWGNEVQRQLERQKSLETSEEEQKYQEREDETAQRLEQDNSERVEAQEWEGDCWQEGSGDRLEKWPEDTGERQKGKPQEAGETQGAEEKVLNEEAWEEEYRQEKLTIQRQELLIRSGKDRQEDVSLSEEEFVVWGSENKEESLSASHSCQLANAIEEPLSAVVAGPENGLNNEGAQGEASQQWMRLSRSRKDNLPWELQDSVCMAAWAPLDLPSLVADCHLVPRQELFWKVLLILPGYDTCFAYSPTRVLMDWLRTKFMGAKVPPRNGANWSNDRVETLCTLKSQRQKWNLTVDINICIKALHGVCTKEQLQKAQTQGSLFALNGLIFLLPTRRRGVCQDSYWHLARLRLSQLLKAKPAQPLVPLVILVPADIETLGEEEAKAGLRLRDLITSHLISYFTILRIPCYIQDLEGSNQVQEAVRWLVCYSSPAAELCCETFTHFMEKGINCEFGERLSRDQKDRQLAGLPSQEPEIILELYNSVIEFLAGVVSAKQLCSPSGLAPEFFRLNNQKCLQPQGSMPEYLEWLRSITLSLQLPPVVLPQKTSWQCTCSSILKYVHHLFGSHPSYPLLHCQVEHLLSQAYCHWWTRDFGEQQEPSGMEVPWDVIICLCIQQLLQTWSPPRQPGTPAEEHQGREIQVCYFKDSLREYCLPDSWENTRLKTRREMLQHEKEQAL; from the exons ATGGAGGCTAGAAGAGAGGACCATGAGGAAGAGAAATATGATGAAGTCAAAACATTAGCTATGGAGAAAGAATGTGAGAAAAGCCTCCAGGAGGTAAACAGGGGAACATTTCAGAGAATAGAGTGCAAGGGAAATACTACAGTGGATCAGGGaggaaataagcaaaaacaaaaacaaaagaaagacaaaggaagatACAGAGaagtagggaaaataaaatatgaaaagatgtgGGAAACTGAAGATCAAGAAGGATTGGACAAAGAAGGAATAAGATGCGAAAAACATCAGAAAAGGGATCATGGGTATGAACCAAGTGAGGAAAACTGTGAGAATGAACATGAAgctgaaagaaataaagatgaaggaTGGGGAAGGGACTCTagaaaagattcaagagaagaggaaaatcaagCTCAAGAAATACAAACTACTTGGGAgctaaaagaaaaagagcatGGAAGAGGAATCAGTGGAATCTTAAAAGGTCAATGGAAAGCAACTTCAGAAGAGATATATGGAAATGATCAAGAGTTGCATAGTGAGGAGCAGGACTTAAGAtatcaaggaaaaggaaagagaaaacagaatagaCAAAAATGGGAAGCAGAATATGGAAAAGTTAAAAGAGAAATTGGGATTAAGCATtgtgaaggaagacaggaagaaagacCCAAAAAAGAGGGtcaagaaataatatttggaaggtgcaaggaaagagaaaatgaaggcagCTTAGAAGGAAATATTAGATTggaaaaagaagatagagaagCTCTAAGTGTGGATAAGGCAATGAATGACACAAGAGATGCAGAAGGATCTCATTGggaaagagaatggggaaaaggaaatgaaaggacaTGTGCCAAAAAAGAATCAGTAGGGAAAAGTTGGGAAAAATTATACAGGGAACTAGAAGGAGAAATCTGGTTAAGCGAGTATGAAGAAAGCCTAAAATATTTAGGGGGAGaccaagaagaaatgaaagaaaaagaaggtgatttagaacagaaaggcactatagagaaaaaaggggaaagtttattgaatacaaaatataggaaagaagaaaaaataggtaagagagggaaagaaacataTAAAGAAGTGGAAGAAGATTATCAAAAGAATGATGATGGGGAGAAAATGGAAATCAGTGCAAGTCCAGAAAAAATTATCTGGGGAAATGAAGTCCAAAGGCAACTGGAAAGACAGAAAAGTCTGGAAACTTCTGAGGAAGAACAGAAATATcaggaaagagaagatgaaactGCCCAAAGACTAGAACAAGACAACAGTGAAAGAGTGGAAGCACAGGAGTGGGAAGGAGACTGCTGGCAAGAAGGCTCCGGAGATAGATTGGAGAAATGGCCAGAAGACACTggggaaagacaaaaaggaaaaccgCAAGAGGCTGGAGAAACACAGGGAGCAGAAGAGAAAGTACTCAATGAGGAAGCCTGGGAAGAAGAATACAGGCAGGAAAAACTCACCATACAGCGTCAGGAACTATTAATCAGAAGTGGAAAAGATCGGCAAGAAGATGTCAGCCTGAGTGAAGAGGAGTTTGTTGTCTGGGGAAGTGAGAACAAGGAGGAATCTCTTTCAGCTTCACATTCATG TCAGTTGGCCAATGCCATAGAGGAGCCACTCTCTGCAGTTGTGGCAGGCCCAGAGAATGGTCTGAACAATGAAGGTGCCCAGGGGGAAGCAAGCCAGCAATGGATGAG ATTATCAAGGTCGAGGAAAGACAATCTGCCTTGGGAACTCCAGGACTCAGTATG CATGGCCGCTTGGGCCCCCTTGGATCTGCCCTCCTTGGTGGCCGATTGCCACCTCGTGCCCAGACAAGAGCTCTTCTGGAAGGTGCTCCTGATCCTGCCGGGCTACGACACCTGCTTTGCCTACAGCCCGACGAG AGTGTTAATGGATTGGTTAAGAACCAAATTCATGGGAGCCAAAGTCCCACCACGGAATGGAGCGAACTGGTCTAATGACAGAGTGGAGACCTTGTGCACCCTGAAATCCCAAAGGCAAAAGTGGAATCTGACTGTGGATATTAACATCTGCATCAAG GCTTTGCATGGAGTCTGTACCAAGGAACAGCTTCAGAAGGCTCAGACCCAGGGCAGCCTCTTTGCCCTCAACGGCCTGATCTTCCTCTTGCCAACGAGGAGGAGAGGGGTTTGCCAAGACAGTTACTGGCATTTGGCCCGCCTGCGATTGTCCCAGCTGCTGAAGGCTAAGCCAGCCCAGCCCTTGGTGCCCCTGGTGATCCTGGTCCCTGCTGACATTGAGACCCTTGGAGAAGAGGAAGCCAAGGCAG GTCTGAGGCTGAGAGACTTGATTACCAGCCATCTCATTTCCTACTTCACCATCCTCAGGATCCCGTGCTACATTCAAGACTTGGAAGGGTCCAACCAG GTACAGGAGGCCGTAAGATGGCTGGTCTGCTATTCCTCTCCGGCTGCTGAGCTCTGCTGTGAAACCTTCACTCATTTCATGGAGAAGGGCATCAACTGTGAATTTGGAGAGCGGCTTTCCAGGGACCAGAAGGACAGGCAGCTAGCCGGCTTGCCTTCCCAGGAACCGGAGATAATTTTGGAACTGTACAACAGCGTGATTGAGTTTCTTGCAGGGGTCGTGTCTGCCAAGCAGCTCTGTAGCCCCTCGGGGCTGGCTCCCGAGTTTTTCCGCTTAAATAACCAAAAATGCCTCCAACCCCAGGGGAGCATGCCGGAATATCTGGAGTGGCTAAGGAGTATCACTTTGTCCCTCCAGCTCCCCCCAGTCGTCTTGCCTCAGAAGACCA GTTGGCAGTGCACGTGCTCCTCCATCCTCAAGTATGTCCATCACCTCTTCGGATCTCATCCCAGCTACCCCCTGCTCCATTGCCAGGTGGAGCACCTGCTGAGCCAAGCCTACTGTCACTGGTGGACCAGAGACTTTGGAGAGCAGCAGGAGCCTTCTGGAATGGAGGTGCCCTGGGATGTCATCATTTGTCTCTGTATCCAGCAACTACTCCAGACCTGGAGTCCTCCCAGGCAGCCGGGAACACCAG
- the LOC127562894 gene encoding germinal-center associated nuclear protein-like isoform X1 codes for MEARREDHEEEKYDEVKTLAMEKECEKSLQEVNRGTFQRIECKGNTTVDQGGNKQKQKQKKDKGRYREVGKIKYEKMWETEDQEGLDKEGIRCEKHQKRDHGYEPSEENCENEHEAERNKDEGWGRDSRKDSREEENQAQEIQTTWELKEKEHGRGISGILKGQWKATSEEIYGNDQELHSEEQDLRYQGKGKRKQNRQKWEAEYGKVKREIGIKHCEGRQEERPKKEGQEIIFGRCKERENEGSLEGNIRLEKEDREALSVDKAMNDTRDAEGSHWEREWGKGNERTCAKKESVGKSWEKLYRELEGEIWLSEYEESLKYLGGDQEEMKEKEGDLEQKGTIEKKGESLLNTKYRKEEKIGKRGKETYKEVEEDYQKNDDGEKMEISASPEKIIWGNEVQRQLERQKSLETSEEEQKYQEREDETAQRLEQDNSERVEAQEWEGDCWQEGSGDRLEKWPEDTGERQKGKPQEAGETQGAEEKVLNEEAWEEEYRQEKLTIQRQELLIRSGKDRQEDVSLSEEEFVVWGSENKEESLSASHSCQLANAIEEPLSAVVAGPENGLNNEGAQGEASQQWMRLSRSRKDNLPWELQDSVCMAAWAPLDLPSLVADCHLVPRQELFWKVLLILPGYDTCFAYSPTRVLMDWLRTKFMGAKVPPRNGANWSNDRVETLCTLKSQRQKWNLTVDINICIKALHGVCTKEQLQKAQTQGSLFALNGLIFLLPTRRRGVCQDSYWHLARLRLSQLLKAKPAQPLVPLVILVPADIETLGEEEAKAGLRLRDLITSHLISYFTILRIPCYIQDLEGSNQVQEAVRWLVCYSSPAAELCCETFTHFMEKGINCEFGERLSRDQKDRQLAGLPSQEPEIILELYNSVIEFLAGVVSAKQLCSPSGLAPEFFRLNNQKCLQPQGSMPEYLEWLRSITLSLQLPPVVLPQKTSWQCTCSSILKYVHHLFGSHPSYPLLHCQVEHLLSQAYCHWWTRDFGEQQEPSGMEVPWDVIICLCIQQLLQTWSPPRQPGTPEAEEHQGREIQVCYFKDSLREYCLPDSWENTRLKTRREMLQHEKEQAL; via the exons ATGGAGGCTAGAAGAGAGGACCATGAGGAAGAGAAATATGATGAAGTCAAAACATTAGCTATGGAGAAAGAATGTGAGAAAAGCCTCCAGGAGGTAAACAGGGGAACATTTCAGAGAATAGAGTGCAAGGGAAATACTACAGTGGATCAGGGaggaaataagcaaaaacaaaaacaaaagaaagacaaaggaagatACAGAGaagtagggaaaataaaatatgaaaagatgtgGGAAACTGAAGATCAAGAAGGATTGGACAAAGAAGGAATAAGATGCGAAAAACATCAGAAAAGGGATCATGGGTATGAACCAAGTGAGGAAAACTGTGAGAATGAACATGAAgctgaaagaaataaagatgaaggaTGGGGAAGGGACTCTagaaaagattcaagagaagaggaaaatcaagCTCAAGAAATACAAACTACTTGGGAgctaaaagaaaaagagcatGGAAGAGGAATCAGTGGAATCTTAAAAGGTCAATGGAAAGCAACTTCAGAAGAGATATATGGAAATGATCAAGAGTTGCATAGTGAGGAGCAGGACTTAAGAtatcaaggaaaaggaaagagaaaacagaatagaCAAAAATGGGAAGCAGAATATGGAAAAGTTAAAAGAGAAATTGGGATTAAGCATtgtgaaggaagacaggaagaaagacCCAAAAAAGAGGGtcaagaaataatatttggaaggtgcaaggaaagagaaaatgaaggcagCTTAGAAGGAAATATTAGATTggaaaaagaagatagagaagCTCTAAGTGTGGATAAGGCAATGAATGACACAAGAGATGCAGAAGGATCTCATTGggaaagagaatggggaaaaggaaatgaaaggacaTGTGCCAAAAAAGAATCAGTAGGGAAAAGTTGGGAAAAATTATACAGGGAACTAGAAGGAGAAATCTGGTTAAGCGAGTATGAAGAAAGCCTAAAATATTTAGGGGGAGaccaagaagaaatgaaagaaaaagaaggtgatttagaacagaaaggcactatagagaaaaaaggggaaagtttattgaatacaaaatataggaaagaagaaaaaataggtaagagagggaaagaaacataTAAAGAAGTGGAAGAAGATTATCAAAAGAATGATGATGGGGAGAAAATGGAAATCAGTGCAAGTCCAGAAAAAATTATCTGGGGAAATGAAGTCCAAAGGCAACTGGAAAGACAGAAAAGTCTGGAAACTTCTGAGGAAGAACAGAAATATcaggaaagagaagatgaaactGCCCAAAGACTAGAACAAGACAACAGTGAAAGAGTGGAAGCACAGGAGTGGGAAGGAGACTGCTGGCAAGAAGGCTCCGGAGATAGATTGGAGAAATGGCCAGAAGACACTggggaaagacaaaaaggaaaaccgCAAGAGGCTGGAGAAACACAGGGAGCAGAAGAGAAAGTACTCAATGAGGAAGCCTGGGAAGAAGAATACAGGCAGGAAAAACTCACCATACAGCGTCAGGAACTATTAATCAGAAGTGGAAAAGATCGGCAAGAAGATGTCAGCCTGAGTGAAGAGGAGTTTGTTGTCTGGGGAAGTGAGAACAAGGAGGAATCTCTTTCAGCTTCACATTCATG TCAGTTGGCCAATGCCATAGAGGAGCCACTCTCTGCAGTTGTGGCAGGCCCAGAGAATGGTCTGAACAATGAAGGTGCCCAGGGGGAAGCAAGCCAGCAATGGATGAG ATTATCAAGGTCGAGGAAAGACAATCTGCCTTGGGAACTCCAGGACTCAGTATG CATGGCCGCTTGGGCCCCCTTGGATCTGCCCTCCTTGGTGGCCGATTGCCACCTCGTGCCCAGACAAGAGCTCTTCTGGAAGGTGCTCCTGATCCTGCCGGGCTACGACACCTGCTTTGCCTACAGCCCGACGAG AGTGTTAATGGATTGGTTAAGAACCAAATTCATGGGAGCCAAAGTCCCACCACGGAATGGAGCGAACTGGTCTAATGACAGAGTGGAGACCTTGTGCACCCTGAAATCCCAAAGGCAAAAGTGGAATCTGACTGTGGATATTAACATCTGCATCAAG GCTTTGCATGGAGTCTGTACCAAGGAACAGCTTCAGAAGGCTCAGACCCAGGGCAGCCTCTTTGCCCTCAACGGCCTGATCTTCCTCTTGCCAACGAGGAGGAGAGGGGTTTGCCAAGACAGTTACTGGCATTTGGCCCGCCTGCGATTGTCCCAGCTGCTGAAGGCTAAGCCAGCCCAGCCCTTGGTGCCCCTGGTGATCCTGGTCCCTGCTGACATTGAGACCCTTGGAGAAGAGGAAGCCAAGGCAG GTCTGAGGCTGAGAGACTTGATTACCAGCCATCTCATTTCCTACTTCACCATCCTCAGGATCCCGTGCTACATTCAAGACTTGGAAGGGTCCAACCAG GTACAGGAGGCCGTAAGATGGCTGGTCTGCTATTCCTCTCCGGCTGCTGAGCTCTGCTGTGAAACCTTCACTCATTTCATGGAGAAGGGCATCAACTGTGAATTTGGAGAGCGGCTTTCCAGGGACCAGAAGGACAGGCAGCTAGCCGGCTTGCCTTCCCAGGAACCGGAGATAATTTTGGAACTGTACAACAGCGTGATTGAGTTTCTTGCAGGGGTCGTGTCTGCCAAGCAGCTCTGTAGCCCCTCGGGGCTGGCTCCCGAGTTTTTCCGCTTAAATAACCAAAAATGCCTCCAACCCCAGGGGAGCATGCCGGAATATCTGGAGTGGCTAAGGAGTATCACTTTGTCCCTCCAGCTCCCCCCAGTCGTCTTGCCTCAGAAGACCA GTTGGCAGTGCACGTGCTCCTCCATCCTCAAGTATGTCCATCACCTCTTCGGATCTCATCCCAGCTACCCCCTGCTCCATTGCCAGGTGGAGCACCTGCTGAGCCAAGCCTACTGTCACTGGTGGACCAGAGACTTTGGAGAGCAGCAGGAGCCTTCTGGAATGGAGGTGCCCTGGGATGTCATCATTTGTCTCTGTATCCAGCAACTACTCCAGACCTGGAGTCCTCCCAGGCAGCCGGGAACACCAG